ATCCGCGCACCCGAAAGAAATGACGGACCCAGCGGGAATTGAACCCGCGTCCTTGGGTTCGAAGCCCAAAAGGATGTCCTCTACCCCATGGGTCCCCTCATGGGTTTCTATCATAAGTTATTAAGCGTTTTTGTGCCAGTACAGTATACAATGATCATCTCGTCCAGCGAAATCGTTCGCCGGCTCCAGGACGGCGATCTCGTCATCGAGCCATACCATGGTGCATCCCAGCAGCCAGCGTCCTACGACCTCCGGGTGGCCGAAGAGACCGTGCTCCCGCGCGGCGCATGCACCCTCGTTCCCTCGATCGAGTGGGTGGAACTCCCGAAGGACCTCGCGGCAACCCTCCGGTGCCGCTCCTCGCTCGCCCGTCGCGGCGTCCTCCTCGGCGGCGGATTCGTAGACCCGGGGTTCCGCGGCCAGCTGACGCTCTGCCTGACGAACACCGGTGCGGAGGAGATCCGCCTGGCAAAAGGCGACCGGATCGTGCAGATGATCCTGCAGGAAGTGCGGAACGGCGACCGGCTCTACCAGGGCAGGTATCAGGACAGCGAAGGCGCGGTGCAGACACGATGAGTCCGTCGATACGTTCGGAACGGAAATACCTTGAGATCCTGCGGATCCTCGCGGAGTCGCACGAACCCCTGGGCGCGAAGAGGTTAAGCGAGAAGATGGCCGAACGGGGATTCATCCTGAGCGATCGTGCCGTCCAGTACTACCTCCAGTATCTCGACGAGATGGGGTTTACGGAGAAGGTCGGGAACCGGGGCCGTATCCTCACCGAGGCGGGGATCGCCGAGAGCGAGAGCGCGCTCGTCGACGAACGGATCGGGTTCATCATATCGAGGCTCGAGCAACTCGCCTTCCGGAGCACCTTCGACCCGGCGACCGGAACGGGAAGCGTCGCCTACAACCTCTCCTTCGTGCGGGAGGAAGACCTCCAGGCCGTCACGGCAGCCTTCGACGAGGTGGCAACAGCAGGCTACGGGTTCCTGAACACCTACCGGATCGTCGATTCCGACCCGCGCATACCCGAAGGCCATGTCGGGATCATGACGGCCTGCAGCGTCACCCTGGACGGCGTCCTCCAGAAGATGGGTATCCCGGCGAGGCTTGAGTATGCCGGCAGGATTGCCGTCGATGAGAACGGCTCCGCCGGGTTCCTCGATCTCCTTGGCTACCGGGGGACATCGGTCGACCCGCTCCACCTCTTCATATCCGCCGGACTCACCTCGATCAACCGGCTGGTGACGAACCGGGCCGGTGTAGGGCTTGCAAACGTCCGTGCGGTGCCTGCGGCCGCGCGGGGCCGGGTGGAGGAGGCCGCCGGCCTGATGACGGAGTGGGGTTTCATCTTCCCCGCCGGAGGAGGCATCGGAGAGTTCAATCTCCCCAAACACCCCTACCGGCTCTCGGTCGTCGCGTTTTCCGGCATGAACATGGTGGGGAACGCCATTGAGAAGGGCTATGTCATCAGGACCGATATCGGTGCCGGAACCATACCGTTCGAACGAATAGCGGACGCTACCGGATCCAGGTGATCCCGTCGTCCGGGTCGTCGTCCGGTTTCTTCTCCCCGTCTTTGCTCTTCTGTCGAGCGGCCGCGTCAATCACCTCAAGTCTCCCGCGCGAGGGGTCGACC
The genomic region above belongs to Methanoculleus oceani and contains:
- a CDS encoding dCTP deaminase, giving the protein MIISSSEIVRRLQDGDLVIEPYHGASQQPASYDLRVAEETVLPRGACTLVPSIEWVELPKDLAATLRCRSSLARRGVLLGGGFVDPGFRGQLTLCLTNTGAEEIRLAKGDRIVQMILQEVRNGDRLYQGRYQDSEGAVQTR
- a CDS encoding DUF128 domain-containing protein, coding for MSPSIRSERKYLEILRILAESHEPLGAKRLSEKMAERGFILSDRAVQYYLQYLDEMGFTEKVGNRGRILTEAGIAESESALVDERIGFIISRLEQLAFRSTFDPATGTGSVAYNLSFVREEDLQAVTAAFDEVATAGYGFLNTYRIVDSDPRIPEGHVGIMTACSVTLDGVLQKMGIPARLEYAGRIAVDENGSAGFLDLLGYRGTSVDPLHLFISAGLTSINRLVTNRAGVGLANVRAVPAAARGRVEEAAGLMTEWGFIFPAGGGIGEFNLPKHPYRLSVVAFSGMNMVGNAIEKGYVIRTDIGAGTIPFERIADATGSR